CAATACCTTCTAACAATTCTCTAATGTCATTAGAAAATTTCCCCATTAAAAATCCTCCCTTTTTTTATTTTTAAAAACTTGTACGTACAAGATCTGTCTATAAATATTTTAGCCTGTACGTACATGTTTGTCAAGGGGGATTTTAATAATTTATGAAATAATTATATTTTTCCTAACATTTTCTAACTAAAGTTTTAAGTAGATAACTTAAGTACCAAAAAACAACTTTTTAATGGAAATAATTAAAAGGCCAAATTATTGCACTTACAGTAAATCTATAATATAATTAAATATTGTGTAAAAGATGTAATATATTTTATTCAAAGAAAGGAACGGTTATAATGAAGCTGGGAATTGTAGGATTGCCAAATGTAGGGAAAAGTACCCTTTTTAACGCCATAACCCAAGCAGGAGCAGAGTCAGCTAACTATCCCTTTTGTACCATCGAACCAAATGTCGGGGTAGTGCCGGTACCAGATCATAGATTAGAAGTGCTAGCCAAAATCTATAACTCAAAAAAAATTGTCCCTGCCACCATAGAATTCTATGATATTGCGGGACTTGTCAGAGGAGCTAGTAAAGGAGAAGGTTTAGGTAATAAATTTTTATCCCATATCAGAGAAGTTGAAGCTATTGTCCATGTAGTAAGGTGTTTTGAAAATGGAAATGTCGTCCATGTCGATGGCAGTGTAAACCCTTTAAGGGATATTGAAACAATAAATTTAGAACTAATCTTTTCTGATTTAGAGATCCTTGAAAAACGGTTAACTAAGGTTCAAAAATTACTTAAGGGAGATAAATCCTATGCAGAGGAAATCAACCTTATCCAACGGTTAATTGAAGTACTTCAAAGTGGAAAATCTGCTAGGGTTTTAGAACTGTCAAAGGAAGAAAAGGAACTGATAAAAACCTTTAATCTTTTGAGTACCAAACCGGTTATTTATGTTGCCAATGTTTCTGAAGATGATTTGCTAGATGAAGGGGCAAATAATCCCCATGTTCAAAGGGTTAGGGAGTATGCTAGCTCTGAAGATGCTGAAGTAGTAGTAATAAGTGCCCAAATAGAAGAAGAAATTTCATCACTACCCCCTGATGAAAAAAAAGAATTCTTAAAGGAACTAGGGATTGAAAAGTCTGGTCTTGAAAAACTTATCCAAGCTAGTTATAAGTTATTAGGACTTATGAGCTTTTTAACAGCTGGTCCTA
This region of Anaerobranca californiensis DSM 14826 genomic DNA includes:
- the ychF gene encoding redox-regulated ATPase YchF, yielding MKLGIVGLPNVGKSTLFNAITQAGAESANYPFCTIEPNVGVVPVPDHRLEVLAKIYNSKKIVPATIEFYDIAGLVRGASKGEGLGNKFLSHIREVEAIVHVVRCFENGNVVHVDGSVNPLRDIETINLELIFSDLEILEKRLTKVQKLLKGDKSYAEEINLIQRLIEVLQSGKSARVLELSKEEKELIKTFNLLSTKPVIYVANVSEDDLLDEGANNPHVQRVREYASSEDAEVVVISAQIEEEISSLPPDEKKEFLKELGIEKSGLEKLIQASYKLLGLMSFLTAGPMETRAWTIKIGTYAPQAAGKIHSDIERGFIKAEVISFDDLMAHGGNMNTAKEKGLVRIEGKEYIMQDGDVVHFRFNV